A genomic window from Flavobacterium johnsoniae includes:
- the icd gene encoding NADP-dependent isocitrate dehydrogenase produces the protein MTENKISIQNGKLYVPSYPIIPFIEGDGIGADIWKASKLVFDAAVEKAYGGDRRIQWKEIYAGEKAFEKTGNWLPDETIEDIKEYLVAIKGPLTTPVGGGMRSLNVALRQKLDLYACVRPVRWYQGVPSPVKEPEKVDMIIFRENTEDIYAGIEWMAGTPELEKVKNFLINEMEVKDIRFPDTTSIGIKPVSKEGTERLVREALKYAVENKKNSVTIVHKGNIMKFTEGKFKEWGYQLAKDEFGAKDYEGGPWQVIDKYGHQVIVKDVIADAFLQQIILRPEQYDVIATLNLNGDYISDALAAIVGGIGIAPGANINYTTGVSIFEATHGTAPKYKDQDKVNPSSEILSGVMMLEYLGWQDAADLIVKGINGAINKKTVTYDFERLMDGATLLKCSEFGQAIINNM, from the coding sequence ATGACAGAAAATAAGATCAGTATTCAAAATGGAAAATTATATGTTCCCTCTTACCCTATAATTCCTTTCATTGAAGGAGACGGCATAGGAGCGGACATTTGGAAAGCCTCAAAATTAGTTTTTGATGCAGCCGTAGAGAAGGCTTATGGCGGCGACAGAAGGATTCAATGGAAAGAAATATATGCAGGGGAAAAAGCTTTTGAAAAAACAGGAAATTGGCTGCCAGATGAAACAATTGAGGATATCAAAGAATATTTAGTAGCTATCAAAGGACCGCTTACAACACCAGTTGGGGGAGGAATGAGATCCCTTAATGTTGCTTTGAGACAAAAACTTGATTTATATGCCTGTGTCAGACCTGTAAGATGGTATCAGGGAGTTCCGTCTCCGGTAAAAGAACCAGAAAAAGTAGATATGATTATTTTCAGGGAAAACACTGAAGATATCTATGCTGGTATAGAATGGATGGCTGGCACACCAGAATTAGAGAAGGTTAAGAATTTTTTAATCAATGAGATGGAGGTTAAAGATATTCGATTCCCTGATACTACTTCAATAGGAATAAAACCAGTTTCAAAAGAAGGTACAGAACGCCTTGTTAGAGAAGCCCTTAAATATGCTGTAGAGAACAAGAAAAACTCTGTAACTATAGTACATAAAGGGAACATCATGAAATTCACTGAAGGTAAATTTAAGGAGTGGGGGTATCAATTGGCCAAAGATGAATTTGGAGCTAAAGATTACGAGGGCGGACCTTGGCAGGTTATTGATAAATATGGGCATCAAGTAATTGTAAAAGATGTAATAGCCGATGCTTTTCTGCAGCAAATTATTTTAAGGCCCGAGCAGTATGATGTAATAGCTACACTAAATCTTAACGGGGACTATATCTCTGATGCTTTGGCTGCTATAGTTGGGGGAATAGGGATCGCTCCGGGAGCGAACATTAATTACACAACCGGGGTTTCCATATTTGAAGCTACACACGGAACTGCTCCTAAATATAAAGATCAGGATAAGGTGAATCCTTCTTCGGAAATTCTTTCAGGAGTTATGATGCTGGAATATCTTGGCTGGCAGGATGCTGCTGATTTAATTGTAAAAGGAATTAATGGTGCAATTAATAAAAAGACGGTAACTTATGATTTTGAACGTTTGATGGATGGGGCTACTTTACTTAAATGCTCTGAATTTGGTCAGGCCATTATAAATAATATGTAA
- the fabF gene encoding beta-ketoacyl-ACP synthase II, producing MKRVAITGMGVISPLGNTVAEFWRKIVQGESGSAPITKFDASKFKTNFACEVKDFNPELYMDKKEIKKFDLFTQYAIAASEQAITDANLNFSVMDEETRSEIGVIWASGYGGITTFEKELTEFNSGDGTPHFNPYFIPKIIVNIAAGVISIKHKLHGPNYATVSACASSSTAIICAFDTIRLGKAKIIITGGSEAAISPSSIGGFNASHALSKNNANPEQASRPFDKDRDGFVAAEGAGALILEDYDHAVNRGAKIYGEMVAGGMAADAYHLTGTHPDGYGASIGINNALTEANIDTSDIDYINAHATSTPQGDLSELKAIHTIFGDLPVSISATKSMTGHLLGAAGAIESIITILAVKNDIVPGTINVQNLDPLISDDLNIVIGKSISKKIKYGLNNTFGFGGHIAAIIFKK from the coding sequence ATGAAAAGAGTAGCCATAACTGGCATGGGGGTTATCAGTCCTCTAGGAAATACAGTGGCAGAATTCTGGAGGAAAATAGTTCAGGGAGAAAGCGGCAGCGCGCCAATTACTAAATTTGATGCATCAAAATTTAAGACAAACTTCGCTTGTGAGGTAAAAGATTTCAATCCTGAGCTTTACATGGATAAAAAAGAAATTAAAAAGTTTGATTTGTTTACCCAATATGCCATCGCTGCCAGCGAGCAGGCTATAACGGATGCAAACTTGAATTTTTCAGTCATGGATGAAGAAACCCGCTCAGAAATTGGTGTTATCTGGGCATCGGGATATGGTGGAATAACTACTTTTGAAAAAGAATTAACGGAGTTTAATTCCGGGGATGGAACACCACACTTTAATCCTTATTTTATTCCTAAAATCATAGTAAACATTGCTGCTGGCGTTATATCCATAAAACATAAGCTTCATGGGCCAAATTATGCAACAGTTTCAGCATGTGCTTCATCAAGCACTGCAATAATCTGTGCTTTTGACACTATTCGTCTGGGGAAAGCAAAAATCATTATCACAGGAGGTTCCGAAGCCGCAATATCACCTTCTTCTATTGGCGGGTTCAACGCTTCTCATGCCCTTTCAAAAAATAATGCTAATCCAGAACAGGCTTCAAGACCATTTGATAAGGACAGAGATGGTTTTGTAGCAGCAGAAGGAGCCGGAGCCCTAATTTTAGAGGACTACGATCATGCTGTGAACCGTGGTGCAAAAATATACGGTGAAATGGTTGCAGGCGGAATGGCAGCTGATGCATACCATCTTACCGGTACTCACCCTGATGGCTATGGAGCATCAATAGGAATTAACAATGCACTGACAGAAGCCAATATTGACACATCGGATATCGACTATATTAATGCCCATGCTACTTCTACACCTCAGGGAGATCTTAGTGAACTTAAGGCCATACACACTATTTTTGGCGATTTACCGGTATCGATAAGTGCCACAAAATCAATGACAGGACATTTACTGGGTGCCGCAGGTGCAATCGAAAGTATCATTACTATTTTAGCTGTTAAAAATGATATTGTTCCCGGCACCATAAATGTTCAAAATCTGGATCCTTTAATCTCTGATG
- a CDS encoding DUF983 domain-containing protein, whose product MNSRIELYYIFKLKCPRCHNGNLFTNPGLFVMRGFLKMPERCKKCNQDFRIEPEFYSTALWIGFPIVLIVFVPLLFFGLYLNENYEISLKVILPIFLILCFLLQIPIMRISRAILLHLTFKYFGGHKKG is encoded by the coding sequence ATGAATTCAAGAATAGAGTTATATTATATATTTAAACTTAAATGTCCCAGATGTCATAACGGGAATTTATTTACTAATCCGGGACTGTTTGTCATGAGAGGATTTCTTAAAATGCCAGAAAGATGCAAAAAATGTAATCAAGATTTTAGGATAGAACCTGAGTTTTATTCAACTGCCTTATGGATTGGTTTCCCAATAGTACTGATTGTTTTTGTACCTCTGCTATTTTTCGGGTTATATTTAAATGAGAATTATGAAATTTCTTTAAAGGTAATACTGCCGATTTTCCTGATTTTATGTTTTTTATTGCAAATCCCAATAATGCGAATATCTAGGGCAATTTTGCTTCATTTAACTTTTAAATATTTTGGAGGGCACAAAAAAGGGTAA
- a CDS encoding DUF983 domain-containing protein → MKKGSKLNSIVTGSCPKCQNENMYLDKNLLHLGSVLKMHEKCSHCGLRYQIEPSFFFGAMYVSYGLNVGVGIATFIISYLIFESSIKTSFIAIIVVLIILFPVLLRLSRNIYINMFISYDPKAAIKEN, encoded by the coding sequence ATGAAAAAAGGATCTAAATTAAATAGTATCGTAACAGGGAGCTGCCCTAAATGCCAGAATGAGAATATGTATTTGGATAAAAATCTACTGCATTTAGGTTCCGTTTTAAAAATGCACGAGAAATGCAGCCATTGCGGACTAAGATATCAAATAGAGCCTTCTTTCTTTTTTGGCGCAATGTATGTAAGTTATGGATTGAATGTTGGTGTAGGAATTGCAACTTTCATCATTTCATATCTTATTTTTGAGTCCAGTATAAAAACATCGTTTATTGCAATTATTGTAGTACTGATTATTTTATTTCCAGTATTGCTGAGATTATCCAGAAATATTTACATTAATATGTTTATCTCCTATGATCCAAAAGCAGCTATAAAAGAGAATTAG
- a CDS encoding acetyl-CoA C-acyltransferase, producing MEEVFIVAAKRTPIGGFLGNLSDFSAFQLGQIAINGALNETSLTSRDIDSVYMGNLFSVNLDESSVGQTSESSGISSKLNCIKIDKVCTSGMKAVMLGIEQIQSGIENIVITGSTESMSNISPSSLKRNKNKSEHTNLTDKLLNDQHINTCNDPDMGQLTELYTRKYNLTLEDQNKFVHSCYAKARAASQAGKFNKEIIPIKIKQKTGFVTISDDENSNQIIPEKIDRFQSVFEQNNIVRAPDISNLNDGAAALILVSKKALELHNLVPIAKILSYADTSKASEWLTTTPDIVIHKVLQQAGLTLGKIDYFEINEPYAAGVLARQKRLGLNPEKINAYGGSIAAGHSICTSGAGIITTLISVLTQEDGKYGVAAICSADGDASVIVIENLKRRWWSLCNYFKKSNY from the coding sequence ATGGAAGAAGTATTTATAGTAGCTGCTAAAAGAACCCCTATCGGAGGGTTTCTTGGGAATCTGTCCGATTTTTCAGCTTTTCAGCTAGGGCAAATTGCTATTAATGGCGCTCTAAACGAAACAAGTTTAACATCAAGAGATATTGACTCTGTCTATATGGGGAATTTATTTTCTGTCAATCTTGATGAGTCCTCTGTAGGACAAACATCCGAATCCTCAGGGATTTCAAGTAAATTAAACTGCATAAAAATTGACAAAGTCTGTACTTCAGGAATGAAAGCTGTAATGCTGGGCATTGAACAGATTCAATCAGGAATAGAAAACATCGTGATTACAGGCAGTACAGAAAGCATGAGTAATATATCCCCTTCCTCTTTGAAGAGAAATAAAAATAAGTCAGAACACACTAATCTTACTGACAAGCTGCTCAATGACCAGCATATTAATACCTGCAATGATCCCGATATGGGACAGCTGACTGAATTATATACCAGGAAATATAATTTAACCTTAGAGGATCAGAACAAATTTGTACACTCTTGTTACGCAAAAGCAAGGGCTGCTTCTCAGGCTGGCAAATTCAATAAAGAAATTATTCCAATTAAAATTAAACAAAAAACAGGATTTGTTACCATTTCAGATGATGAAAATAGTAATCAAATAATTCCTGAAAAAATAGATAGATTTCAATCTGTTTTTGAGCAAAATAATATCGTCAGGGCTCCTGATATAAGTAATTTAAATGATGGGGCGGCCGCTTTAATTTTAGTATCAAAGAAAGCTTTAGAGCTGCATAATTTAGTCCCAATTGCAAAGATACTTAGTTATGCTGATACCTCGAAGGCTTCAGAATGGCTCACCACTACCCCCGATATTGTTATTCATAAAGTACTGCAGCAGGCAGGTCTCACTTTGGGGAAAATTGATTATTTTGAAATCAATGAACCCTATGCAGCGGGAGTACTTGCCAGACAAAAAAGATTAGGATTAAATCCTGAAAAAATTAACGCTTATGGAGGAAGTATCGCTGCTGGTCATTCTATTTGTACTTCAGGAGCAGGAATCATTACAACATTAATTTCTGTTTTGACACAAGAAGACGGCAAATATGGAGTAGCTGCAATCTGCAGCGCAGATGGTGATGCTTCAGTAATTGTTATAGAAAATCTAAAACGCAGATGGTGGAGCCTCTGCAATTATTTTAAAAAATCTAATTACTAA
- a CDS encoding Crp/Fnr family transcriptional regulator, producing MKDFFTQFDFQSNLLFQGLTPEENKSVCSVMEPLTIKKGNTLFYEQGIPTGIFQIKKGKAKKFKRGFSGDEQIFYIYTDGDVLGYHALLGEERYQDSCEALEDLEVNFIAKDDFLKLLKDIPSLQQTFIKNIGHEFGVLANTIAVLAQKNQNTRLAIFLLLLENRFNQNSEKPKGIDLTRDDLANIIGTSQESLGRSLKQFKEDGIIEIDKRRIYIKNRYPLLEFLDLKVTDL from the coding sequence ATGAAAGATTTTTTTACCCAATTTGATTTTCAGAGCAACCTGCTTTTCCAAGGATTAACCCCTGAGGAAAACAAATCAGTATGCAGTGTTATGGAACCCCTTACCATCAAAAAAGGGAATACGCTTTTTTACGAACAGGGAATCCCTACCGGTATTTTCCAAATAAAAAAGGGTAAAGCCAAAAAATTCAAACGCGGCTTTAGCGGAGATGAGCAGATTTTTTACATCTATACTGATGGTGATGTACTGGGATACCATGCATTGCTGGGTGAAGAGCGATATCAGGACTCTTGTGAGGCATTAGAAGATTTAGAAGTGAACTTCATTGCTAAGGATGATTTTTTAAAATTATTAAAAGATATTCCTTCTCTGCAGCAAACTTTTATAAAAAACATTGGTCACGAGTTTGGGGTTCTTGCCAATACAATTGCTGTACTGGCACAAAAAAATCAAAATACCAGATTAGCAATATTTTTACTTCTTCTGGAAAACAGATTCAATCAAAATTCTGAAAAACCCAAGGGGATTGATTTAACTCGTGATGATTTGGCAAATATTATCGGCACATCACAGGAAAGTCTGGGAAGAAGCCTTAAACAATTTAAAGAAGACGGAATTATTGAAATTGACAAACGAAGGATTTACATAAAAAACAGATATCCTTTATTGGAATTTTTAGACCTCAAAGTAACCGATTTATAA
- the gcvP gene encoding aminomethyl-transferring glycine dehydrogenase, with protein MKTNQFITRHSGVNKKDSKEMLDIIGVSSLEVLIDKIVPSDIRLARPLNIADGLSEYEYQKHLRSTAGKNKLFQSYIGLGYYNTILPPVIQRNILENPGWYTAYTPYQAEISQGRLEALLNFQTMVIDLTAMPLANASLLDEATAAAEAMLMFFGSRSKEKQANGAMKFFVSEHCFAQTIDVLKTRAEPFNIELIIGSHNKINFDESYFGALIQYPDANGEINDYSSFMAAAKSYKVQVCAASDLMALTLLIPPGEWGADCVVGNSQRFGVPVGYGGPHAAFFACREEYKRVLPGRIIGVSLDAAGNKALRMALQTREQHIKREKATSNICTAQALLAIMASMYAVYHGPQRLKAIAQQIHDLTYSLAQELKKAGFKIKTNVFFDTIVVGVEDAKFIRKIAEKNELNFRYISDKQIAISLDETSSEKDISNILNVFTFVFDKQTTKIHRIDSKLISSSVFDRTSTYLTHRVFNEYHSETEMMRYIKRLENKDLSLTHSMISLGSCTMKLNAVSELLPITWPEFAAIHPFVPLDQVVGYTEIIDQLEKDLCEITGFSAISFQPNSGASGEYAGLMVIRAYHAAMGNKHRNVVLIPSSAHGTNPASAAMAGMKIVIVKCDQNGNIDAADLQLKAEEHAQNLACLMVTYPSTHGVYEEGIKNLTKIIHDNGGQVYMDGANMNAQVGLTSPGKIGADVCHLNLHKTFAIPHGGGGPGVGPIGVAKHLAAYLPSHSQIKIKNKKAITAVSAAPYGSALILLISYGYIKMLGARGLTEATKTAILNANYIKTKLEGHYPILYTGKNGYCAHEMILDCASFKKETNVEVGDIGKRLMDYGFHAPTIAFPVHDTLMVEPTESESKAEMDRFCEAMIAIREEINEIAAGKYDKADNVIKNAPHTSKILLSDQWNKPYGREKAAFPLKWVEDNKFWPCVSKIDNAYGDRNLICSCIPTQEWMAVEN; from the coding sequence ATGAAAACAAATCAATTTATAACGCGCCACAGCGGTGTTAACAAAAAAGACTCAAAAGAAATGCTGGATATTATAGGCGTTTCTTCACTCGAAGTATTAATTGATAAAATAGTTCCATCTGACATTCGTTTAGCAAGACCATTGAACATTGCAGACGGACTATCTGAATACGAATACCAAAAGCATTTAAGAAGTACTGCTGGCAAAAATAAATTATTTCAGTCCTATATTGGATTAGGTTATTACAATACAATTCTGCCCCCTGTAATTCAGCGAAACATTTTAGAGAATCCAGGATGGTATACTGCCTATACGCCCTACCAGGCTGAAATTTCGCAAGGGCGTCTGGAAGCCCTGCTTAATTTTCAGACCATGGTAATAGACTTAACCGCAATGCCGCTGGCCAACGCCTCGCTTTTGGATGAAGCAACTGCAGCAGCTGAAGCGATGTTAATGTTCTTTGGCAGCAGAAGTAAAGAGAAACAAGCCAATGGGGCAATGAAATTTTTTGTTTCAGAGCACTGCTTTGCTCAAACTATTGATGTTTTGAAAACACGTGCTGAACCCTTTAATATTGAACTAATCATTGGCAGTCACAACAAAATAAATTTTGACGAGAGTTATTTTGGCGCCCTTATTCAATACCCTGATGCCAATGGAGAAATAAATGATTATTCCTCTTTCATGGCTGCCGCTAAATCTTATAAAGTACAGGTCTGTGCAGCAAGTGATCTTATGGCACTAACCCTTTTAATTCCTCCCGGGGAATGGGGTGCGGATTGCGTTGTTGGGAATTCTCAACGCTTTGGGGTCCCGGTGGGTTACGGAGGCCCCCATGCTGCATTCTTTGCCTGCAGGGAGGAATATAAAAGGGTACTTCCCGGGCGTATTATTGGTGTTTCTCTCGATGCAGCAGGAAACAAAGCATTACGAATGGCACTGCAGACCCGGGAGCAGCATATCAAGAGAGAAAAAGCGACCTCAAATATTTGCACCGCACAGGCCCTGCTTGCAATTATGGCCAGTATGTATGCCGTTTATCACGGACCGCAAAGATTAAAAGCAATTGCCCAGCAAATACATGATCTTACCTATTCTCTTGCTCAGGAATTAAAAAAAGCAGGTTTTAAAATTAAAACAAATGTATTTTTTGATACCATCGTTGTCGGGGTTGAAGATGCAAAATTTATCCGAAAAATAGCCGAAAAAAATGAGCTGAATTTTAGATACATAAGTGATAAACAAATAGCCATTTCATTAGATGAAACCTCTAGTGAGAAAGATATTTCCAATATACTGAATGTTTTCACATTCGTATTTGACAAACAGACAACCAAAATACATCGAATTGACTCCAAATTGATTTCTAGCTCAGTCTTTGATAGAACCTCGACATACTTAACCCATCGGGTTTTCAATGAGTATCACAGCGAGACTGAAATGATGCGCTACATCAAGCGTCTTGAAAATAAAGACCTTTCACTGACCCACAGTATGATTTCACTAGGTTCGTGCACAATGAAACTCAATGCAGTATCAGAATTATTGCCAATTACCTGGCCTGAATTTGCAGCTATTCATCCGTTTGTTCCATTGGATCAGGTTGTGGGGTACACAGAAATAATTGACCAATTAGAGAAAGACCTTTGTGAAATAACAGGATTTTCTGCTATTTCTTTTCAGCCAAATTCAGGCGCATCGGGAGAATATGCAGGACTAATGGTTATCCGCGCATATCATGCTGCAATGGGAAACAAACACAGAAATGTAGTACTGATCCCTTCTTCTGCCCACGGGACTAACCCCGCATCTGCAGCTATGGCAGGCATGAAAATTGTGATTGTCAAATGCGATCAAAATGGAAATATAGACGCCGCCGACCTGCAGTTAAAAGCAGAAGAACACGCTCAAAATTTAGCCTGTCTTATGGTTACCTATCCTTCAACTCACGGTGTTTACGAGGAAGGAATAAAAAACCTTACTAAAATTATTCATGATAATGGCGGCCAGGTCTATATGGATGGTGCAAACATGAATGCACAGGTAGGCCTGACCAGTCCGGGGAAAATCGGAGCTGATGTCTGCCACTTAAACCTGCATAAAACATTTGCTATACCGCACGGGGGCGGAGGACCCGGCGTAGGACCAATAGGGGTTGCTAAACACCTTGCTGCCTACCTGCCTTCTCATTCCCAAATAAAAATCAAGAACAAAAAAGCTATAACAGCAGTATCAGCAGCACCTTATGGAAGCGCGTTGATTCTTTTGATCTCTTATGGTTATATAAAAATGCTCGGAGCCAGGGGCCTCACGGAAGCTACTAAGACAGCCATCTTAAATGCTAATTATATTAAAACCAAACTTGAAGGCCATTATCCAATTTTATACACGGGCAAAAATGGATACTGCGCCCATGAAATGATTTTAGATTGTGCTTCCTTTAAAAAAGAAACAAATGTAGAAGTAGGTGATATTGGCAAACGATTAATGGATTATGGATTTCATGCCCCGACCATTGCATTCCCTGTGCACGATACACTAATGGTGGAACCAACCGAAAGCGAGAGTAAAGCCGAGATGGATCGTTTCTGTGAAGCCATGATTGCCATCAGAGAAGAAATAAATGAGATTGCTGCAGGGAAATATGATAAAGCTGACAATGTAATTAAAAATGCCCCACACACTTCCAAAATACTTTTAAGTGATCAGTGGAACAAACCATACGGCAGAGAAAAAGCGGCATTTCCTTTAAAATGGGTTGAGGATAATAAATTCTGGCCATGTGTAAGCAAAATAGATAATGCTTACGGGGACAGGAATTTGATTTGTTCCTGTATCCCAACACAGGAGTGGATGGCAGTGGAAAATTAA
- a CDS encoding aminotransferase class I/II-fold pyridoxal phosphate-dependent enzyme, with product MTILDKISTRLGPLGDHAHYAHGYYAYPRLEGEISNTMLFNGEKKLVWSLNNYLGLANHPEVRQADNEGTRQYGLAYPMGARMMSGNTKLHEEFEQKIADYVQKEDAFLLNYGYQGMVSIIDSLVDRKDVIVYDAESHACILDGMRLHLGKRFVFKHNDIEDCEKQLQRAKKIVEETKGAILVITEGVFGMRGDQGKLKEIVALKEKYNFSLLVDDAHGIGCMGKTGAGTGEEQGIQEGIDFYFGTFAKSFAGIGAFVASTKKAILFLKYNMRSQIFAKALPMPMVFGALKRLELIRTRPELREKLWEITHSLQNGLTDAGFDIGNTDSPVTPVYLNGTLGEATALVSDLRENHHIFCSVVVYPVVPKGMIILRLIPTAVHTLEDVQRTITVFKEIRSNLNSGQYKKEEEQEGATV from the coding sequence ATGACTATACTGGATAAAATAAGCACGCGTCTAGGTCCATTGGGTGATCATGCTCATTATGCACATGGATATTATGCCTACCCGAGATTGGAAGGGGAGATTAGCAATACAATGCTTTTTAATGGTGAGAAAAAATTGGTATGGAGCCTGAATAACTATTTAGGATTGGCCAATCATCCTGAAGTCAGACAAGCCGATAATGAAGGTACAAGACAATATGGTCTTGCTTACCCAATGGGGGCACGCATGATGAGCGGAAATACCAAACTGCACGAAGAATTTGAACAGAAAATTGCAGACTATGTTCAAAAAGAAGATGCCTTTTTATTAAACTACGGCTATCAGGGAATGGTATCAATCATTGACAGCCTGGTAGATCGAAAAGATGTTATCGTTTATGATGCGGAATCGCATGCCTGCATCCTTGATGGAATGCGATTGCATCTTGGCAAACGTTTTGTTTTCAAGCACAATGATATTGAAGATTGTGAAAAACAGCTGCAGCGTGCTAAAAAGATAGTGGAAGAAACTAAAGGCGCAATATTAGTCATAACAGAAGGTGTTTTTGGTATGCGAGGTGATCAGGGTAAATTAAAAGAAATTGTAGCCCTTAAAGAGAAATATAATTTTTCACTCCTGGTTGATGATGCTCACGGGATTGGCTGTATGGGCAAAACCGGCGCGGGAACCGGTGAAGAACAAGGTATTCAGGAGGGTATTGATTTTTATTTTGGAACATTCGCAAAATCTTTTGCTGGAATCGGCGCTTTTGTTGCCAGTACGAAAAAGGCAATATTATTTCTAAAATATAATATGCGCTCACAAATCTTTGCTAAAGCATTGCCAATGCCAATGGTTTTTGGGGCTTTAAAACGATTGGAATTAATTCGCACCAGACCCGAACTCAGGGAAAAGCTTTGGGAAATTACCCACAGCCTGCAAAATGGCCTTACCGATGCAGGTTTTGATATCGGCAATACCGATTCTCCAGTTACCCCTGTTTACCTCAATGGTACCTTGGGTGAAGCAACCGCTTTGGTGAGTGACCTGCGGGAAAACCACCATATTTTCTGTTCAGTAGTAGTATATCCTGTTGTGCCAAAAGGGATGATTATTCTACGATTGATCCCCACTGCGGTGCACACCTTAGAGGATGTTCAAAGGACCATAACTGTATTTAAAGAAATCAGGTCTAATCTGAATTCAGGACAATACAAAAAAGAGGAGGAACAAGAAGGGGCGACAGTTTAA
- a CDS encoding acetyl-CoA C-acyltransferase has translation MKDIYIAASARTPIGSFGGALKDVHSTKLGAIAIKEVVSRAGIDATEIQEVYMGSVLQANLGQAPARQAAIFAGLSNTVRCTTINKVCASGMKAISIATQTILCGDADVVVAGGMENMSQVPFYSTDTRWGNKYGNVVMTDGIAKDGLTDVYHNYPMGNASDLCAKEYNISREEQDAFAIESYKRSQIAWENGKFDDEIVPVEIPQHKGGSIIFKEDQEYKNVKFDKIADLKPAFSQTGTATAVNSSTMNDGAAALLLISKEKAVQLNIKPIAIIRAYADAEQAPEWFTTSPALAITKALHKAGLKIEDIDYFELNEAFSTVGLVNTQKLKLDPKKVNVNGGAVSLGHPLGCSGARIVVTLINVLKQNNAKYGVASICNGGGGASAIVIELANE, from the coding sequence ATGAAAGATATATATATAGCTGCCTCCGCCCGTACTCCCATAGGCAGTTTTGGCGGAGCATTAAAAGACGTCCATTCCACTAAATTAGGGGCAATAGCAATAAAGGAAGTTGTTTCAAGGGCTGGTATAGATGCAACTGAAATACAGGAGGTGTATATGGGATCTGTTCTGCAAGCCAACTTAGGGCAGGCCCCAGCGCGTCAGGCAGCAATTTTCGCTGGCTTGTCCAATACAGTACGATGTACAACGATTAACAAAGTATGTGCCTCTGGAATGAAAGCAATTTCAATAGCCACACAAACTATCCTCTGTGGTGATGCCGATGTGGTGGTTGCCGGCGGTATGGAGAACATGAGCCAAGTCCCTTTTTATTCCACGGATACCCGCTGGGGAAATAAATATGGAAATGTCGTTATGACCGATGGTATTGCCAAAGATGGCTTAACCGATGTTTATCACAATTACCCTATGGGTAATGCTTCCGATTTATGTGCCAAAGAATACAATATTTCAAGAGAAGAACAGGATGCCTTTGCCATTGAATCTTACAAACGATCTCAAATAGCATGGGAAAATGGAAAATTCGACGATGAGATCGTACCAGTAGAAATACCACAGCATAAAGGCGGCTCAATTATTTTTAAGGAAGACCAAGAATATAAAAATGTTAAATTTGATAAAATAGCAGATCTAAAACCTGCATTTTCACAAACAGGAACCGCCACCGCAGTTAATTCCTCTACAATGAACGATGGCGCTGCGGCGCTTTTATTGATCAGTAAAGAAAAAGCTGTACAATTGAATATTAAACCAATTGCAATTATCCGCGCTTATGCCGACGCCGAACAGGCACCGGAATGGTTCACTACGTCTCCCGCCTTGGCCATAACTAAGGCCCTGCATAAAGCAGGACTCAAAATAGAGGATATTGATTATTTTGAATTAAACGAAGCTTTTTCCACAGTTGGATTAGTGAACACTCAAAAACTAAAATTGGATCCTAAAAAAGTAAATGTAAATGGAGGCGCCGTTTCTTTAGGACATCCATTAGGCTGCTCAGGTGCACGTATAGTAGTTACACTCATAAATGTACTTAAACAGAACAATGCCAAATATGGTGTAGCAAGTATCTGCAATGGAGGAGGAGGTGCAAGTGCTATAGTTATAGAACTTGCCAATGAGTAA